A genomic stretch from Salvelinus alpinus chromosome 38, SLU_Salpinus.1, whole genome shotgun sequence includes:
- the LOC139566479 gene encoding serine-rich adhesin for platelets-like isoform X1, with translation MDNKQMDQFGGMGEKTLQKHEEEPLGHVGCLQPLVPVFMMHGREGRERERRPPPQGPSDTVEEEEEWTPHLERQHQGKTQRRRENKFRTPSTASTSKPPQFRTPSTASTSKPPQSRTPSTASTSKPPQSRTPSTASTSKPPQSRRPSTASTSKPPQSRTTKTSLTTGSYISPAISTKTLNTATLTPTETQTLTSSPIRTKRSDTTATPKTSTSSEVSPASARSTATQVTTWSDPSTPARPQLSRGPVVTRIYTWMWTDWDSHKMGREPSRQPHLDELTGEREGEARESRDETERKTKKEKERAGEEEKQEPLNEERDGEKERESEGGMESEWGRGGEEESGSEGESTPSSSHRDPVCVSEQMKRVWLRQVNLRSRVRVCYTEEEKLRDEDYFFCEECKSFFIEECELHGPPLFSPDTPAPLGAPDRARLTVPPGLEVRTSAIPGAGLGVFNHGHTVPQGTHYGPYEGELTDTELDLESGYSWVIYKSKQSDEYIDAKRDTHSNWMRCVFSPAIHPSLYPSIPLSIHLSLSISLSIPLYLSLSIHPSLSLSSLSLSIHPSLHPSLFVSIIPLSIHPSLSLSIIPLSISLSIPLSIHSSLYPFLSLSLHPSLHPSLSLSIIPLSISLSIPLSIHPFLYPSLSLSIHPSLSISLSIPLSIHPSLSLSIPLSLSSLSLSIPLSIHPSLSISLSIPLSIHSSLHPSIPLSIHPSLSLSSLSLSLYPFLSLSIHPSLHPSLSLYLSIHSSLYPFLSPSIYPSLHPSLSLSIIPLSISLSIPLSISPSLSPSIPLSLYHPSLYLSIHPSLYPSLSPSIPLSLYHPSLYLSIHSSLYPSLSLSIHPSLHPSLSLYPSIPLSIHPSLSISLSIPLSIHPSLSPSIPLSLSLYPFLSLSIPLSIHPSLHLSLYLSIPFSIYPFLSLSIPLSLHPSLSLSIHPSLSPSIPLSLHPSLSIHPSLSLSPSLSISLSIPLYLSIHPSLSLHPSLSLSIPLSLSPSLSLSLHPSLSLSIPLSLSPSLSLSLHPSLSLHPSLSLHPSLSLHPSLSLSLSLSLSLSLHLSLSPSLSLSIYPSLHPSIHHPSLHPSIIPLSIYLSIYPSQFNSI, from the exons ATGGACAACA AGCAAATGGACCAGTTTGGCGGAATGGGAGAAAAAACGCTACAGAAACATGAAGAGGAACCACTTGGCCATGTTGGCT GTCTGCAGCCGCTGGTCCCTGTATTTATGATGCATggccgggaggggagggagagagagcgtagACCGCCCCCACAAGGACCTAGTGACacagtggaggaagaggaagaatggACCCCTCACCTGGAGAGACAACACCAGGGTAAAACTCAAAGGAGAAGGGAGAATAAGTTCAGAACACCTTCTACAGCCTCCACATCTAAACCCCCTCAGTTCAGAACACCTTCTACAGCCTCCACTTCTAAACCCCCTCAGTCCAGAACACCTTCTACAGCCTCCACTTCTAAACCCCCTCAGTCCAGAACACCTTCTACAGCCTCCACTTCTAAACCCCCTCAGTCCAGAAGACCTTCTACAGCCTCCACTTCTAAACCCCCTCAGTCCAGAACAACTAAAACATCATTGACTACAGGGTCCTATATCTCACCTGCTATCTCAACCAAAACCCTCAACACAGCGACCTTAACCCCTACTGAGACACAGACCTTAACCTCGTCCCCAATCAGAACCAAACGTTCTGACACCACAGCCACACCTAAAACCTCGACTAGCTCAGAGGTGAGCCCAGCCTCAGCCAGGTCCACTGCTACACAGGTAACCACATGGTCTGACCCCTCGACCCCAGCCAGACCCCAGCTGAGCAGAGGCCCAGTGGTGACACGTATTTACACCTGGATGTGGACTGACTGGGACAGTCACAAAATGGGAAGAGAACCTTCAAGACAACCTCACCTGGATGagctgactggagagagagaaggagaggcgagagagagtagggatgagacggagaggaagacaaagaaagagaaggaaagagcgggagaagaggagaagcagGAGCCGCTGAacgaagagagggatggagaaaaggagagagagagcgaaggagggaTGGAATCagagtgggggagagggggagaggaggagagcgggagtgaaggagagagcacacccagtagctctcacagg gacccagtgtgtgtgtcagagcagaTGAAGAGGGTGTGGCTAAGGCAGGTGAACCTCCGCAGCAGAGTCAGAGTCTGCTATACtgaggaagagaagctgagagacGAAGATTACTTCT TCTGTGAGGAGTGCAAGTCTTTCTTCATCGAGGAGTGTGAGCTCCACGGTCCCCCCCTCTTCAGCCCAGACACCCCGGCCCCCCTGGGGGCCCCAGACAGGGCCAGACTCACCGTGCCGCCCGGCCTGGAGGTCAGGACATCAGCCAtccctggagctgggctgggggTCTTCAACCACGGACACACCGTGCCCCAAGGGACGCACTACGGACCGTATGAAGGAGAACTCACAGACACGGAGCTGGACCTGGAGAGTGGATACTCCTGGGTG ATCTACAAAAGCAAGCAGAGTGACGAGTACATTGATGCCAAGAGAGACACTCACTCCAACTGGATGAGGTGTGTCTTTTCTCCagctatccatccctctctctatccatccatccctctctccatccatctctctctctctatctctctatccattcctctctatctatctctctccatccatccctctttgtctctatcatccctctctctatccatccatccctctctccatccatccctctttgtctctatcatccctctctctatccatccatccctctctctctctatcatccctctctctatctctctatccattcctctctctatccattcttctctctatccattcctctctctatctctccatccctctctccatccatccctctctctctctatcatccctctctctatctctctatccattcctctctctatccatccctttctctatccatccctctctctatccatccatccctctctctctatctctctatccatccctctctctatccatccatccctctctctatccatccctctctctctatcatccctctctctatccatccctctctctatccatccctctctctctatctctctatccattcctctctctatccattcctctctccatccatctatccctctctccatccatccctctctctctctatcatccctctctctatctctctatccattcctctctctatccatccatccctctctccatccatccctctctctctatctctctatccattcctctctctatccattcctctctccatccatctatccctctctccatccatccctctctctctctatcatccctctctctatctctctatccattcctctctctatctctccatccctctctccatccatccctctctctctctatcatccctctctctatctctctatccatccctctctctatccatccctctctccatccatccctctctctctctatcatccctctctctatctctctatccattcctctctctatccatccctctctctatccatccatccctctctccatccatccctctctctctatccatccatccctctctccatccatccctctctctctatctctctatccattcctctctctatccatccatccctctctccatccatccctctctctctatctctctatccattcctctctctatccatccctctctccatccatccctctctccatctatccctctatctctccatccctttctccatctatccctttctctctctctccatccctctctctctccatccatccctctctctctccatccatccctctctctctccatccatccctctctctctccatccctctctctccatccatccctctctatctctctctccatccctctctatctctctctccatccctctctatctctccatccatccctctctatctctccatccctctctctctctctccatccctctctctctctctccatccctctctctctctctccatccctctctctctctctccatccctctctctctctctccatccctctctctctctctccatccctctctctctctccatccctctctatctctccatccctctctatctctccatccctctctatctctctctctctctctctctctctctctctctctccatctctctctctctccatccctctctctctccatctatccctcgctccatccatccatccatcatccctctctccatccatccatcatccctctctctatctatctctccatctatccctctcaattcaattcaatttaa
- the LOC139566479 gene encoding serine-rich adhesin for platelets-like isoform X3, whose protein sequence is MKRNHLAMLADPVCVSEQMKRVWLRQVNLRSRVRVCYTEEEKLRDEDYFFCEECKSFFIEECELHGPPLFSPDTPAPLGAPDRARLTVPPGLEVRTSAIPGAGLGVFNHGHTVPQGTHYGPYEGELTDTELDLESGYSWVIYKSKQSDEYIDAKRDTHSNWMRCVFSPAIHPSLYPSIPLSIHLSLSISLSIPLYLSLSIHPSLSLSSLSLSIHPSLHPSLFVSIIPLSIHPSLSLSIIPLSISLSIPLSIHSSLYPFLSLSLHPSLHPSLSLSIIPLSISLSIPLSIHPFLYPSLSLSIHPSLSISLSIPLSIHPSLSLSIPLSLSSLSLSIPLSIHPSLSISLSIPLSIHSSLHPSIPLSIHPSLSLSSLSLSLYPFLSLSIHPSLHPSLSLYLSIHSSLYPFLSPSIYPSLHPSLSLSIIPLSISLSIPLSISPSLSPSIPLSLYHPSLYLSIHPSLYPSLSPSIPLSLYHPSLYLSIHSSLYPSLSLSIHPSLHPSLSLYPSIPLSIHPSLSISLSIPLSIHPSLSPSIPLSLSLYPFLSLSIPLSIHPSLHLSLYLSIPFSIYPFLSLSIPLSLHPSLSLSIHPSLSPSIPLSLHPSLSIHPSLSLSPSLSISLSIPLYLSIHPSLSLHPSLSLSIPLSLSPSLSLSLHPSLSLSIPLSLSPSLSLSLHPSLSLHPSLSLHPSLSLHPSLSLSLSLSLSLSLHLSLSPSLSLSIYPSLHPSIHHPSLHPSIIPLSIYLSIYPSQFNSI, encoded by the exons ATGAAGAGGAACCACTTGGCCATGTTGGCT gacccagtgtgtgtgtcagagcagaTGAAGAGGGTGTGGCTAAGGCAGGTGAACCTCCGCAGCAGAGTCAGAGTCTGCTATACtgaggaagagaagctgagagacGAAGATTACTTCT TCTGTGAGGAGTGCAAGTCTTTCTTCATCGAGGAGTGTGAGCTCCACGGTCCCCCCCTCTTCAGCCCAGACACCCCGGCCCCCCTGGGGGCCCCAGACAGGGCCAGACTCACCGTGCCGCCCGGCCTGGAGGTCAGGACATCAGCCAtccctggagctgggctgggggTCTTCAACCACGGACACACCGTGCCCCAAGGGACGCACTACGGACCGTATGAAGGAGAACTCACAGACACGGAGCTGGACCTGGAGAGTGGATACTCCTGGGTG ATCTACAAAAGCAAGCAGAGTGACGAGTACATTGATGCCAAGAGAGACACTCACTCCAACTGGATGAGGTGTGTCTTTTCTCCagctatccatccctctctctatccatccatccctctctccatccatctctctctctctatctctctatccattcctctctatctatctctctccatccatccctctttgtctctatcatccctctctctatccatccatccctctctccatccatccctctttgtctctatcatccctctctctatccatccatccctctctctctctatcatccctctctctatctctctatccattcctctctctatccattcttctctctatccattcctctctctatctctccatccctctctccatccatccctctctctctctatcatccctctctctatctctctatccattcctctctctatccatccctttctctatccatccctctctctatccatccatccctctctctctatctctctatccatccctctctctatccatccatccctctctctatccatccctctctctctatcatccctctctctatccatccctctctctatccatccctctctctctatctctctatccattcctctctctatccattcctctctccatccatctatccctctctccatccatccctctctctctctatcatccctctctctatctctctatccattcctctctctatccatccatccctctctccatccatccctctctctctatctctctatccattcctctctctatccattcctctctccatccatctatccctctctccatccatccctctctctctctatcatccctctctctatctctctatccattcctctctctatctctccatccctctctccatccatccctctctctctctatcatccctctctctatctctctatccatccctctctctatccatccctctctccatccatccctctctctctctatcatccctctctctatctctctatccattcctctctctatccatccctctctctatccatccatccctctctccatccatccctctctctctatccatccatccctctctccatccatccctctctctctatctctctatccattcctctctctatccatccatccctctctccatccatccctctctctctatctctctatccattcctctctctatccatccctctctccatccatccctctctccatctatccctctatctctccatccctttctccatctatccctttctctctctctccatccctctctctctccatccatccctctctctctccatccatccctctctctctccatccatccctctctctctccatccctctctctccatccatccctctctatctctctctccatccctctctatctctctctccatccctctctatctctccatccatccctctctatctctccatccctctctctctctctccatccctctctctctctctccatccctctctctctctctccatccctctctctctctctccatccctctctctctctctccatccctctctctctctctccatccctctctctctctccatccctctctatctctccatccctctctatctctccatccctctctatctctctctctctctctctctctctctctctctctccatctctctctctctccatccctctctctctccatctatccctcgctccatccatccatccatcatccctctctccatccatccatcatccctctctctatctatctctccatctatccctctcaattcaattcaatttaa
- the LOC139566479 gene encoding serine-rich adhesin for platelets-like isoform X4, with translation MKRVWLRQVNLRSRVRVCYTEEEKLRDEDYFFCEECKSFFIEECELHGPPLFSPDTPAPLGAPDRARLTVPPGLEVRTSAIPGAGLGVFNHGHTVPQGTHYGPYEGELTDTELDLESGYSWVIYKSKQSDEYIDAKRDTHSNWMRCVFSPAIHPSLYPSIPLSIHLSLSISLSIPLYLSLSIHPSLSLSSLSLSIHPSLHPSLFVSIIPLSIHPSLSLSIIPLSISLSIPLSIHSSLYPFLSLSLHPSLHPSLSLSIIPLSISLSIPLSIHPFLYPSLSLSIHPSLSISLSIPLSIHPSLSLSIPLSLSSLSLSIPLSIHPSLSISLSIPLSIHSSLHPSIPLSIHPSLSLSSLSLSLYPFLSLSIHPSLHPSLSLYLSIHSSLYPFLSPSIYPSLHPSLSLSIIPLSISLSIPLSISPSLSPSIPLSLYHPSLYLSIHPSLYPSLSPSIPLSLYHPSLYLSIHSSLYPSLSLSIHPSLHPSLSLYPSIPLSIHPSLSISLSIPLSIHPSLSPSIPLSLSLYPFLSLSIPLSIHPSLHLSLYLSIPFSIYPFLSLSIPLSLHPSLSLSIHPSLSPSIPLSLHPSLSIHPSLSLSPSLSISLSIPLYLSIHPSLSLHPSLSLSIPLSLSPSLSLSLHPSLSLSIPLSLSPSLSLSLHPSLSLHPSLSLHPSLSLHPSLSLSLSLSLSLSLHLSLSPSLSLSIYPSLHPSIHHPSLHPSIIPLSIYLSIYPSQFNSI, from the exons aTGAAGAGGGTGTGGCTAAGGCAGGTGAACCTCCGCAGCAGAGTCAGAGTCTGCTATACtgaggaagagaagctgagagacGAAGATTACTTCT TCTGTGAGGAGTGCAAGTCTTTCTTCATCGAGGAGTGTGAGCTCCACGGTCCCCCCCTCTTCAGCCCAGACACCCCGGCCCCCCTGGGGGCCCCAGACAGGGCCAGACTCACCGTGCCGCCCGGCCTGGAGGTCAGGACATCAGCCAtccctggagctgggctgggggTCTTCAACCACGGACACACCGTGCCCCAAGGGACGCACTACGGACCGTATGAAGGAGAACTCACAGACACGGAGCTGGACCTGGAGAGTGGATACTCCTGGGTG ATCTACAAAAGCAAGCAGAGTGACGAGTACATTGATGCCAAGAGAGACACTCACTCCAACTGGATGAGGTGTGTCTTTTCTCCagctatccatccctctctctatccatccatccctctctccatccatctctctctctctatctctctatccattcctctctatctatctctctccatccatccctctttgtctctatcatccctctctctatccatccatccctctctccatccatccctctttgtctctatcatccctctctctatccatccatccctctctctctctatcatccctctctctatctctctatccattcctctctctatccattcttctctctatccattcctctctctatctctccatccctctctccatccatccctctctctctctatcatccctctctctatctctctatccattcctctctctatccatccctttctctatccatccctctctctatccatccatccctctctctctatctctctatccatccctctctctatccatccatccctctctctatccatccctctctctctatcatccctctctctatccatccctctctctatccatccctctctctctatctctctatccattcctctctctatccattcctctctccatccatctatccctctctccatccatccctctctctctctatcatccctctctctatctctctatccattcctctctctatccatccatccctctctccatccatccctctctctctatctctctatccattcctctctctatccattcctctctccatccatctatccctctctccatccatccctctctctctctatcatccctctctctatctctctatccattcctctctctatctctccatccctctctccatccatccctctctctctctatcatccctctctctatctctctatccatccctctctctatccatccctctctccatccatccctctctctctctatcatccctctctctatctctctatccattcctctctctatccatccctctctctatccatccatccctctctccatccatccctctctctctatccatccatccctctctccatccatccctctctctctatctctctatccattcctctctctatccatccatccctctctccatccatccctctctctctatctctctatccattcctctctctatccatccctctctccatccatccctctctccatctatccctctatctctccatccctttctccatctatccctttctctctctctccatccctctctctctccatccatccctctctctctccatccatccctctctctctccatccatccctctctctctccatccctctctctccatccatccctctctatctctctctccatccctctctatctctctctccatccctctctatctctccatccatccctctctatctctccatccctctctctctctctccatccctctctctctctctccatccctctctctctctctccatccctctctctctctctccatccctctctctctctctccatccctctctctctctctccatccctctctctctctccatccctctctatctctccatccctctctatctctccatccctctctatctctctctctctctctctctctctctctctctctccatctctctctctctccatccctctctctctccatctatccctcgctccatccatccatccatcatccctctctccatccatccatcatccctctctctatctatctctccatctatccctctcaattcaattcaatttaa